Within the Novosphingobium pentaromativorans US6-1 genome, the region TTGAAAGAATGACGGTTCCCTGCCGTCACAAGGAGAGGCACATGACCGGACAAGCACGCAAGCTGCGTGAACTTATCGCGAGCGGCGAACATTTCATCGCCGCCGACTGCTACAGCGCGCTCACTGCGCGGGTCGTCGAGAGGACCGGCTTCAAGGCGGCCTATCTGGGCGGCCACGCCGCAAGCGCTTTCCATTATGCCATTCCCGACAACGGCATCTACTCACAGGTTGAGCAGATCGAACTGGCCGCTCGCATCGCCGCGGTCATCGACATCCCGCTCGTCGTCGATGCCGATACACTGGGCGAAACGATCGCCGATGCCTTCCACTTCGTGCGCCGCTACGAACGCGCCGGAATTGCCGGCATTCACGTCGAGGACGAGGTGAACCCCAAGCACTCCTCGCTCGTGAATGGGCTGCTCCCGATCAAGGCCATGCAGGAGCGACTGGAGGCTTGCGCCAAGGCACGCACGGACCTGGTCATCATCGCACGCTGCGACGAGCTCTACCCGGTCGAATACGGCGGTGGCGGAAGCGGCTCGGTCGAAGCCGCCATCGAGCGAGGCCGGGCTTATATCGAGGCTGGCGCCGACGCCCTGATGTATCCGGTAGCCACGTCCGAAGCGACGGCAGCACTGGTGGAAGCGCTTCCGGGGCGCGTCATGACGATGGGCCCCACCGAGCCGGGCACGATCTGCAACCTGTCCACCGGCTGGGGATGGAGCGGCGCAGTCCAGACGCATATCGAGCGCTGCCGCACCTTGTTCGAAACGGGCCAGCTCGATGTCGAGATCGGTTTCGAAGACAAGGATGCGCTGATCCAGCAGGATCTCTACAACGAACTGATTGCAGACTGGGCACGCAAGTCCGGCCGGCAGACCCGCTAACCGGTCAGCGCGGTGCCGGCCAAGAGCTCCAGGGACTGCATCGGCTCAGATCCGGCCCGATGCGGTTGCCGCCAGCCGCGCGCCTTCGACGCAGATTGTCTCGTGATTGTGCAGAAAGAAGAAGACCAGAGGAGAAGACGCTATGCCGCATTGCCGACCGGAAGACATTCCCAGTGCCAAGGACCGTTGGGATTTCGTGGGCGACGATTATCGCACCGTTCACTGGGGCGATATGGAAGTCGGGCTGACGATCGTGCCCGAACCGCTCGACTGCACGCAGTTGTACAAGATGGGTCGACTTCCCGGCGGCGTGTGCCCCTGTCCCCATTACGGCTACATGTTCGAAGGCACGATGCGGGTGATCTATCCCGATTCCGACTTGCCCGATGAAGTCATCAAGGGCGGCGAAACCTTTTATGTCCCTGCCGGTCACGTCCTCAAGTACGAGGAGCCCAGCAAGGTTCTCGAACTCAATCCGGCCGCTGCCCTGAAGGAATGCATCGACGGAATGGGCCGTGCCTTTGCCGCGGGCGC harbors:
- a CDS encoding isocitrate lyase/PEP mutase family protein, producing MTGQARKLRELIASGEHFIAADCYSALTARVVERTGFKAAYLGGHAASAFHYAIPDNGIYSQVEQIELAARIAAVIDIPLVVDADTLGETIADAFHFVRRYERAGIAGIHVEDEVNPKHSSLVNGLLPIKAMQERLEACAKARTDLVIIARCDELYPVEYGGGGSGSVEAAIERGRAYIEAGADALMYPVATSEATAALVEALPGRVMTMGPTEPGTICNLSTGWGWSGAVQTHIERCRTLFETGQLDVEIGFEDKDALIQQDLYNELIADWARKSGRQTR